One segment of Syngnathus scovelli strain Florida chromosome 6, RoL_Ssco_1.2, whole genome shotgun sequence DNA contains the following:
- the pot1 gene encoding protection of telomeres protein 1 isoform X2: MSSELQIDSFLFLSQPAGSSPLHSTSQEATAATRMPVILLAEGAGPGNLTIVPIAHINVAANHSHHSVKGRVVHKGQLLASSRHNFSLKTIIEDDSGPREVSSINVVLLDKLASDFYPAVNQGDEVTLSGFSVRDCPTAEMGRQHPCVLEMLGDRAFVHVSWSPPTDLSAPQQAQKNDGPATSSASRIPPADLPAPRQAQKNSGPATPSVSSEPKRAYVKLGDLKPGDVVNVYGVVVFFKRPFKSRGTDYCSSLKITDQSQKLISCTIFCPTLESHPQIFQNGDIVRLHKVKTKLYKGSLALISSFGFSAMTFSGKEGDDFEPQTSSRTSSFTEDDYQNVKALRSWAADQDLLHPDPGVPLSGVQPEMYFNLTCQLLAKAPVDSTCTLLRVWDGSRCPHALLQVTVDPDVTEGPAYFSEEQEMLIANVLVYDNHVECARRLKPGDFLRIFNLRAVPGSVKVPKQSGGGRVEEVNLLAFHLHGGTAYGRGLCALPDNNPDVPKLKRAMELFHAANQVNDSAMMEVDDAPPHPAGGASMEFGTVRRCAHEVAPITLGELLRREPGGFHHVRAQLASYEPQRLHQALKLYCSKCNAMEEVPNDLHVESVLSGESGQPSGPYVRPFWCFSGSTYIPAAAAADDEPGGASKRLIRFYQSALLVLERRPKEFILFAGYMLHELRRMAAKYLNVVPVSCAPDGRLALLDLSAPFLLCGRKSFYGCKRCSKEPAIMDPTLQGSKVINERDIAKAFGIQLLKLVLVLKFRLQDGDDTLDAFLWKDAETFFNVSAEDAAINQQAQAQIRQTLDSLCPPEGATGERPWLDLCVASYSESDADADGKAETFYQVCHTSARTSSPLT, from the exons ATGAGCTCCGAGCTCCAGATTGACTCCTTCCTCTTCTTAAGTCAGCCCGCCGGCTCttctccactccactccacaTCACAAGAG gccaccgccgccaccaggATGCCTGTCATTTTGTTGGCCGAAGGGGCGGGGCCAGGCAACCTGACCATCGTTCCAATCGCGCACATCAACGTTGCCGCCAACCACAGCCACCACTCGGTCAAG GGGAGAGTGGTGCACAAAGGACAGCTGCTGGCGTCATCGAGGCACAACTTCTCCCTGAAGACCATCATTGAAG ACGACTCGGGGCCTCGGGAGGTGTCGTCCATCAATGTGGTCCTGCTGGACAAGTTGGCCAGCGACTTCTACCCGGCTGTCAATCAAGGG GACGAGGTGACGCTCTCGGGCTTCAGCGTGCGCGATTGTCCCACGGCGGAGATGGGCAGGCAGCATCCCTGCGTCCTGGAGATGTTGGGAGATCGAGCCTTTGTTCAC GTGTCTTGGTCCCCGCCCACTGACCTCTCGGCTCCACAACAAGCCCAGAAGAACGACGGTCCAGCGACTTCCTCG GCATCTCGCATCCCGCCCGCTGACCTCCCGGCTCCACGACAAGCCCAGAAAAACAGCGGTCCAGCGACTCCCTCG GTTTCCAGCGAGCCAAAGCGCGCGTACGTCAAGCTCGGGGACCTGAAACCCGGAGATGTGGTCAACGTGTACGGCGTGGTGGTCTTCTTCAAACGGCCGTTCAAGAGCCGAGGAACAG ATTACTGTTCCAGCCTGAAGATCACCGATCAATCTCAGAAATTGATCAGCTGCACCATTTTCTGCCCCACGCTGGAGTCGCACCCGCAAATCTTCCAGAATGGCGACATTGTGCGCTTGCACAAAGTCAAG ACCAAGCTCTACAAGGGTTCCCTCGCCCTGATCAGCAGCTTCGGCTTTTCCGCCATGACCTTCAGCGGAAAGGAGGGCGACGACTTTGAGCCTCAGACCTCCAGCCGGACCTCCTCCTTCACCGAGGACGACTATCAAAACGTGAAGGCGCTGCGGTCCTGGGCGGCCGACCAGGACCTGCTGCACCCGGACCCCGGCGTGCCGCTGTCGGGCGTCCAGCCCGAAATGTACTTCAACCTCACCTGCCAGCTGCTCGCCAAAGCGCCCGTGGACTCCACCTGCACCCTGCTCAGG GTGTGGGACGGCAGCCGGTGTCCTCACGCTCTGCTGCAAGTGACGGTGGACCCGGACGTGACGGAGGGCCCCGCCTATTTCTCCGAGGAGCAAGAGATGCTCATCGCCAACGTGCTGGTGTACGACAACCACGTGGAGTGCGCCCGCCGCCTCAAG CCCGGGGACTTCCTGAGGATCTTCAACCTGCGAGCCGTCCCGGGTTCCGTCAAGGTTCCTAAGCAGAGCGGCGGCGGGCGAGTGGAGGAGGTCAACCTTCTGGCTTTCCACCTTCACGGCGGCACGGCGTACGGCAGGGGCCTCTGCGCTCTGCCCGACAACAATCCCGATGTCCCAAAGCTCAAGAG GGCAATGGAGCTTTTCCATGCCGCCAACCAAGTCAACGACTCCGCCATGATGGAAGTGGATGATGCGCCTCCGCACCCTGCAG GCGGAGCTTCCATGGAGTTTGGCACAG TGAGAAGGTGCGCTCACGAGGTGGCGCCCATCACGCTGGGCGAGCTGCTGCGTCGCGAGCCGGGCGGCTTTCATCACGTCCGAGCCCAGCTGGCCTCCTACGAGCCCCAGAGGCTCCACCAGGCGCTCAAACTTTACTGCAGCAAGTGCAACGCCAT GGAGGAGGTTCCCAACGACTTGCACGTGGAGAGCGTTTTATCCGGCGAGTCGGGCCAGCCCAGCGGGCCTTACGTGAGGCCGTTCTGGTGCTTCTCGGGCAGCACCTACAtacccgccgccgctgccgctgaCGACGAGCCCGGCGGCGCGTCCAAGCGCTTGATCAGATTTTACCAATCGGCGCTTCTCGTGTTGGAGCGCAGGCCCAAGGAGTTCATTTTGTTTGCAG GTTACATGCTACACGAACTACGCCGTATGGCAGCCAAGTACCTGAATGTGGTTCCTGTCAGTTGTGCACCAGATGGTCGCCTGGCGCTGTTGGACCTGAGCGCGCCCTTCCTCTTGTGCGGAAGGAAGAGCTTCTACGG GTGTAAGCGGTGTTCTAAGGAACCCGCCATCATGGACCCCACACTCCAAGGAAGCAAAGTCATAAATGAGAGGGACATCGCCAAAG CATTTGGCATTCAACTTCTGAAGTTGGTCCTGGTGCTGAAGTTCCGCCTGCAAGACGGCGACGACACACTGGACGCCTTCCTGTGGAAGGACGCG GAGACCTTCTTCAATGTGTCGGCGGAAGACGCCGCGATCAACCAGCAGGCTCAGGCTCAAATCCGACAAACGCTGGACTCGCTTTGTCCCCCAGAGGGCGCTACAGGTGAGCGTCCCTGGCTTGACTTGTGCGTGGCGTCATACAGCGAGAGCGACGCGGACGCGGACGGAAAGGCAGAAACCTTCTACCAGGTCTGCCACACGAGCGCACGAACATCTTCACCGTTGACGTAG
- the LOC125970282 gene encoding prosaposin receptor GPR37 translates to MPLLNRLLCVWMCAEAVAAHADEQSRRWRTLNGATSRHVLRPELDSETKSSEAAAATAAVEAPHAPSPLRNWSGHPALGADAERPVSEYDPPARTRTRTRTRRRERRQRGSGKRRSERLERRAAAVPAAWPSVMAQEQDEPAEAPSSSNASSSSDDYDAYATESPPLEPGTPRSKVKRVRNPFYPLSAAAYGAYALLAAALALVCAGVLGNVSLMCMVCHNYYMRSISNSLLANMALWDFLVLFLCLPLVLFHALTDDWLLGETSCRLVPYLEVASLGVTTFTLCALCIDRFRAAANVRSYYEMTDNWASTSAKLAVIWVGALLLALPELLIRQLVTEEAGAGEDVAACERCVLRVSTRLPDTLYVLGLTYSGARLWWFFGCYFCLPTLFTIFCSLATAHKIRGAERSAAPTRGTKKQIRLESQMNCTVVALAILYGFCLIPENVCNVLMAYMAAGVAPRALDVLQLLSQLLLFCKAAAAPLLVLSLCEPLRRAFLDCCCCCCRECGGPRAGEAARAGGGAELELARCDAAPDDGETSANYASVGTHC, encoded by the exons ATGCCCCTCCTGAATCGGCTGCTGTGCGTTTGGATGTGCGCCGAGGCCGTGGCCGCACACGCGGACGAGCAGAGCCGGCGGTGGCGCACTTTGAACGGGGCGACGTCGCGGCACGTCCTCCGCCCGGAGTTGGACTCGGAGACGAAGTCGTCcgaagccgccgccgccaccgcagcGGTGGAAGCGCCGCATGCACCGAGCCCGCTGCGTAATTGGAGCGGACACCCGGCGTTAGGCGCGGACGCTGAGCGGCCAGTGAGCGAATACGACCCGCCAGCGAGGACGAGGACAAGGACGAGGACGAGGAGGCGCGAGCGGCGTCAAAGAGGGAGCGGCAAGCGGCGAAGCGAGCGTCTTGAGCGCCGGGCCGCCGCCGTCCCCGCTGCCTGGCCGTCGGTCATGGCGCAGGAGCAAGACGAACCCGCCGAAGCTCCGTCGAGTTCCaacgccagcagcagcagcgacgACTACGACGCGTACGCCACCGAATCCCCGCCTTTGGAGCCCGGCACCCCTCGGAGCAAAGTGAAGCGGGTGAGGAACCCCTTCTACCCGCTGAGCGCGGCGGCGTACGGCGCCTACGCGCTgctggcggccgccttggcGCTGGTGTGCGCGGGCGTGCTGGGCAACGTGTCGCTCATGTGCATGGTGTGCCACAACTACTACATGAGGAGCATCTCCAACTCGCTGCTGGCCAACATGGCGCTGTGGGACTTCCTGGTGCTCTTCTTGTGCCTGCCGCTGGTGCTCTTCCACGCCCTCACCGACGACTGGCTGCTGGGGGAAACGTCCTGCAGGCTCGTCCCTTACCTGGAG gtgGCGTCTCTCGGTGTGACCACATTCACCCTCTGCGCCCTCTGCATCGACCGCTTCCGCGCCGCCGCCAACGTGCGCTCCTACTACGAGATGACGGACAACTGGGCGTCCACCAGCGCCAAGCTGGCCGTCATCTGGGTGGGTGCCCTGCTGCTGGCCCTGCCCGAGCTCCTCATCCGCCAGCTGGTGACGGAGGAGGCCGGCGCCGGCGAGGACGTGGCGGCCTGCGAGCGCTGCGTGCTCCGCGTGTCCACCCGCCTGCCGGACACGCTGTACGTTCTGGGCCTGACGTACAGCGGCGCCCGCCTGTGGTGGTTCTTCGGCTGCTACTTCTGTCTGCCCACGCTCTTCACCATCTTCTGCTCGCTGGCCACCGCCCACAAGATCCGCGgcgccgagcggtcggcggcgccCACTCGCGGCACCAAGAAGCAGATCCGCCTGGAGAGCCAGATGAACTGCACGGTGGTGGCGCTCGCCATCCTCTACGGCTTCTGCCTCATCCCCGAGAACGTCTGCAACGTTTTGATGGCTTACATGGCGGCGGGGGTGGCGCCCCGCGCCCTGGACGTCCTGCAGCTGCTGAGTCAGCTGCTTCTGTTCTGCAAGGCGGCCGCCGCCCCGCTGTTGGTCCTGTCCCTGTGCGAGCCGCTCCGCCGGGCGTTCCTAGactgttgctgctgttgctgccgaGAGTGCGGCGGCCCGCGCGCCGGGGAGGCCGCTCGCGCCGGCGGTGGCGCCGAGCTGGAGCTAGCGCGCTGCGACGCGGCCCCCGACGACGGGGAGACGTCCGCAAATTACGCCTCGGTGGGGACGCACTGCTGA
- the LOC125970309 gene encoding hyaluronidase-5-like, with product MGPNAARLLTALVLLGSRRASEPPRRTPPPIASDHPFLLTWNAPTELCESRFGLPLDLSHFHLVSSTLRSATNQSVSIFYTDRFGIVPHVDQDTGEFVDKGLPQLVDLRDHRELAEDDIEFYIPADGPGLAVLDLEEWRPQWVRNWGSKDIYRQLSVQMVKEKNGGLSEQQAEARAKAVFEDAAKRYFLRSLLLGKQLRPKRLWGYYLYPDCYNYNYKQDAASFTGQCPDIEMQRNDELSWLWRESTALYPSIYLEAALRDSAQARSFARHRLLEAARVAALNNASYAIPVYAYVRPVYKDSTDQYMSERDLVSTIGEAAALGAAGVVSWGDMDVVQSEDSCFDARRHLDDVMNPYILNVTTATRMCSAALCQGRGRCVRKRWDDDVYLHLDPRRFRIARRPRRRLLVVSGSLSQEDVEQFERHFDCMCYDEQPCRSATTLNVLHDDAHN from the exons ATGGGCCCGAACGCGGCCCGCCTGCTCACCGCTTTGGTGCTGCTGGGTTCCAGGCGGGCCTCGGAGCCGCCGCGGCGGACGCCGCCGCCCATCGCGTCGGACCACCCGTTCCTGTTGACGTGGAACGCGCCCACCGAGTTGTGCGAGAGTCGCTTCGGCCTCCCGCTGGACCTGTCGCACTTCCACCTGGTGAGCAGCACGCTGAGGTCGGCCACCAACCAGAGCGTCTCCATCTTCTACACGGACCGCTTCGGGATCGTCCCCCACGTGGACCAAGACACGGGCGAGTTTGTGGACAAGGGCCTGCCCCAGCTGGTGGACCTCCGGGATCACCGCGAGCTGGCCGAGGACGACATCGAGTTCTACATCCCCGCCGACGGGCCGGGCCTGGCCGTGCTGGACCTGGAGGAGTGGCGCCCGCAGTGGGTCCGCAACTGGGGCAGCAAAGACATCTACCGGCAGCTCTCGGTCCAGATGGTGAAGGAAAAGAACGGCGGCTTGTCGGAGCAGCAGGCCGAGGCGCGAGCCAAGGCGGTGTTTGAGGACGCCGCCAAGCGCTACTTCCTGCGCTCGCTGCTGCTCGGGAAGCAGCTGCGACCCAAACGCCTGTGGGGCTACTACCTCTACCCCGACTGCTACAACTACAACTACAAGCAG GACGCGGCGAGTTTCACCGGCCAGTGTCCCGACATCGAGATGCAGCGCAACGACGAGCTCTCGTGGCTGTGGCGCGAGTCCACCGCCCTCTACCCGTCCATCTACCTGGAGGCGGCGCTGCGGGACTCGGCGCAAGCGCGCAGCTTTGCGCGCCACCGCCTGCTGGAAGCCGCCAGGGTGGCGGCGCTGAACAACGCCTCCTACGCCATCCCCGTCTACGCCTACGTCCGCCCCGTTTACAAGGACAGCACGGATCAGTACATGTCGGAG AGGGATCTGGTCAGCACCATCGGCGAAGCGGCCGCCCTGGGTGCCGCCGGCGTCGTTTCCTGGGGAGACATGGACGTGGTCCAAAGCGAG gACTCGTGTTTCGACGCCCGGCGCCACCTGGACGACGTGATGAACCCGTACATCCTCAACGTCACCACGGCGACCAGGATGTGCAGCGCGGCGCTGTGCCAGGGCCGCGGCCGTTGCGTTCGCAAGCGCTGGGACGACGACGTCTACCTGCACCTGGACCCGCGGCGCTTCCGCATCGCGCGGCGGCCCCGCCGCCGCCTGCTGGTGGTGAGCGGCAGCCTGTCCCAGGAGGACGTGGAGCAATTTGAGCGCCATTTTGACTGCATGTGCTACGATGAGCAGCCGTGCCGCTCGGCCACCACCCTCAACGTCCTCCATGACGACGCCCACAACTGA
- the pot1 gene encoding protection of telomeres protein 1 isoform X3: MSSELQIDSFLFLSQPAGSSPLHSTSQEATAATRMPVILLAEGAGPGNLTIVPIAHINVAANHSHHSVKGRVVHKGQLLASSRHNFSLKTIIEDDSGPREVSSINVVLLDKLASDFYPAVNQGDEVTLSGFSVRDCPTAEMGRQHPCVLEMLGDRAFVHVSWSPPTDLSAPQQAQKNDGPATSSASRIPPADLPAPRQAQKNSGPATPSVSSEPKRAYVKLGDLKPGDVVNVYGVVVFFKRPFKSRGTDYCSSLKITDQSQKLISCTIFCPTLESHPQIFQNGDIVRLHKVKTKLYKGSLALISSFGFSAMTFSGKEGDDFEPQTSSRTSSFTEDDYQNVKALRSWAADQDLLHPDPGVPLSGVQPEMYFNLTCQLLAKAPVDSTCTLLRVWDGSRCPHALLQVTVDPDVTEGPAYFSEEQEMLIANVLVYDNHVECARRLKPGDFLRIFNLRAVPGSVKVPKQSGGGRVEEVNLLAFHLHGGTAYGRGLCALPDNNPDVPKLKRAMELFHAANQVNDSAMMEVDDAPPHPAVRRCAHEVAPITLGELLRREPGGFHHVRAQLASYEPQRLHQALKLYCSKCNAMEEVPNDLHVESVLSGESGQPSGPYVRPFWCFSGSTYIPAAAAADDEPGGASKRLIRFYQSALLVLERRPKEFILFAGYMLHELRRMAAKYLNVVPVSCAPDGRLALLDLSAPFLLCGRKSFYGCKRCSKEPAIMDPTLQGSKVINERDIAKAFGIQLLKLVLVLKFRLQDGDDTLDAFLWKDAETFFNVSAEDAAINQQAQAQIRQTLDSLCPPEGATGERPWLDLCVASYSESDADADGKAETFYQVCHTSARTSSPLT; this comes from the exons ATGAGCTCCGAGCTCCAGATTGACTCCTTCCTCTTCTTAAGTCAGCCCGCCGGCTCttctccactccactccacaTCACAAGAG gccaccgccgccaccaggATGCCTGTCATTTTGTTGGCCGAAGGGGCGGGGCCAGGCAACCTGACCATCGTTCCAATCGCGCACATCAACGTTGCCGCCAACCACAGCCACCACTCGGTCAAG GGGAGAGTGGTGCACAAAGGACAGCTGCTGGCGTCATCGAGGCACAACTTCTCCCTGAAGACCATCATTGAAG ACGACTCGGGGCCTCGGGAGGTGTCGTCCATCAATGTGGTCCTGCTGGACAAGTTGGCCAGCGACTTCTACCCGGCTGTCAATCAAGGG GACGAGGTGACGCTCTCGGGCTTCAGCGTGCGCGATTGTCCCACGGCGGAGATGGGCAGGCAGCATCCCTGCGTCCTGGAGATGTTGGGAGATCGAGCCTTTGTTCAC GTGTCTTGGTCCCCGCCCACTGACCTCTCGGCTCCACAACAAGCCCAGAAGAACGACGGTCCAGCGACTTCCTCG GCATCTCGCATCCCGCCCGCTGACCTCCCGGCTCCACGACAAGCCCAGAAAAACAGCGGTCCAGCGACTCCCTCG GTTTCCAGCGAGCCAAAGCGCGCGTACGTCAAGCTCGGGGACCTGAAACCCGGAGATGTGGTCAACGTGTACGGCGTGGTGGTCTTCTTCAAACGGCCGTTCAAGAGCCGAGGAACAG ATTACTGTTCCAGCCTGAAGATCACCGATCAATCTCAGAAATTGATCAGCTGCACCATTTTCTGCCCCACGCTGGAGTCGCACCCGCAAATCTTCCAGAATGGCGACATTGTGCGCTTGCACAAAGTCAAG ACCAAGCTCTACAAGGGTTCCCTCGCCCTGATCAGCAGCTTCGGCTTTTCCGCCATGACCTTCAGCGGAAAGGAGGGCGACGACTTTGAGCCTCAGACCTCCAGCCGGACCTCCTCCTTCACCGAGGACGACTATCAAAACGTGAAGGCGCTGCGGTCCTGGGCGGCCGACCAGGACCTGCTGCACCCGGACCCCGGCGTGCCGCTGTCGGGCGTCCAGCCCGAAATGTACTTCAACCTCACCTGCCAGCTGCTCGCCAAAGCGCCCGTGGACTCCACCTGCACCCTGCTCAGG GTGTGGGACGGCAGCCGGTGTCCTCACGCTCTGCTGCAAGTGACGGTGGACCCGGACGTGACGGAGGGCCCCGCCTATTTCTCCGAGGAGCAAGAGATGCTCATCGCCAACGTGCTGGTGTACGACAACCACGTGGAGTGCGCCCGCCGCCTCAAG CCCGGGGACTTCCTGAGGATCTTCAACCTGCGAGCCGTCCCGGGTTCCGTCAAGGTTCCTAAGCAGAGCGGCGGCGGGCGAGTGGAGGAGGTCAACCTTCTGGCTTTCCACCTTCACGGCGGCACGGCGTACGGCAGGGGCCTCTGCGCTCTGCCCGACAACAATCCCGATGTCCCAAAGCTCAAGAG GGCAATGGAGCTTTTCCATGCCGCCAACCAAGTCAACGACTCCGCCATGATGGAAGTGGATGATGCGCCTCCGCACCCTGCAG TGAGAAGGTGCGCTCACGAGGTGGCGCCCATCACGCTGGGCGAGCTGCTGCGTCGCGAGCCGGGCGGCTTTCATCACGTCCGAGCCCAGCTGGCCTCCTACGAGCCCCAGAGGCTCCACCAGGCGCTCAAACTTTACTGCAGCAAGTGCAACGCCAT GGAGGAGGTTCCCAACGACTTGCACGTGGAGAGCGTTTTATCCGGCGAGTCGGGCCAGCCCAGCGGGCCTTACGTGAGGCCGTTCTGGTGCTTCTCGGGCAGCACCTACAtacccgccgccgctgccgctgaCGACGAGCCCGGCGGCGCGTCCAAGCGCTTGATCAGATTTTACCAATCGGCGCTTCTCGTGTTGGAGCGCAGGCCCAAGGAGTTCATTTTGTTTGCAG GTTACATGCTACACGAACTACGCCGTATGGCAGCCAAGTACCTGAATGTGGTTCCTGTCAGTTGTGCACCAGATGGTCGCCTGGCGCTGTTGGACCTGAGCGCGCCCTTCCTCTTGTGCGGAAGGAAGAGCTTCTACGG GTGTAAGCGGTGTTCTAAGGAACCCGCCATCATGGACCCCACACTCCAAGGAAGCAAAGTCATAAATGAGAGGGACATCGCCAAAG CATTTGGCATTCAACTTCTGAAGTTGGTCCTGGTGCTGAAGTTCCGCCTGCAAGACGGCGACGACACACTGGACGCCTTCCTGTGGAAGGACGCG GAGACCTTCTTCAATGTGTCGGCGGAAGACGCCGCGATCAACCAGCAGGCTCAGGCTCAAATCCGACAAACGCTGGACTCGCTTTGTCCCCCAGAGGGCGCTACAGGTGAGCGTCCCTGGCTTGACTTGTGCGTGGCGTCATACAGCGAGAGCGACGCGGACGCGGACGGAAAGGCAGAAACCTTCTACCAGGTCTGCCACACGAGCGCACGAACATCTTCACCGTTGACGTAG
- the pot1 gene encoding protection of telomeres protein 1 isoform X1 — protein sequence MSSELQIDSFLFLSQPAGSSPLHSTSQEATAATRMPVILLAEGAGPGNLTIVPIAHINVAANHSHHSVKGRVVHKGQLLASSRHNFSLKTIIEDDSGPREVSSINVVLLDKLASDFYPAVNQGDEVTLSGFSVRDCPTAEMGRQHPCVLEMLGDRAFVHVSWSPPTDLSAPQQAQKNDGPATSSASRIPPADLPAPRQAQKNSGPATPSVSSEPKRAYVKLGDLKPGDVVNVYGVVVFFKRPFKSRGTDYCSSLKITDQSQKLISCTIFCPTLESHPQIFQNGDIVRLHKVKTKLYKGSLALISSFGFSAMTFSGKEGDDFEPQTSSRTSSFTEDDYQNVKALRSWAADQDLLHPDPGVPLSGVQPEMYFNLTCQLLAKAPVDSTCTLLRVWDGSRCPHALLQVTVDPDVTEGPAYFSEEQEMLIANVLVYDNHVECARRLKPGDFLRIFNLRAVPGSVKVPKQSGGGRVEEVNLLAFHLHGGTAYGRGLCALPDNNPDVPKLKRAMELFHAANQVNDSAMMEVDDAPPHPAAGGASMEFGTVRRCAHEVAPITLGELLRREPGGFHHVRAQLASYEPQRLHQALKLYCSKCNAMEEVPNDLHVESVLSGESGQPSGPYVRPFWCFSGSTYIPAAAAADDEPGGASKRLIRFYQSALLVLERRPKEFILFAGYMLHELRRMAAKYLNVVPVSCAPDGRLALLDLSAPFLLCGRKSFYGCKRCSKEPAIMDPTLQGSKVINERDIAKAFGIQLLKLVLVLKFRLQDGDDTLDAFLWKDAETFFNVSAEDAAINQQAQAQIRQTLDSLCPPEGATGERPWLDLCVASYSESDADADGKAETFYQVCHTSARTSSPLT from the exons ATGAGCTCCGAGCTCCAGATTGACTCCTTCCTCTTCTTAAGTCAGCCCGCCGGCTCttctccactccactccacaTCACAAGAG gccaccgccgccaccaggATGCCTGTCATTTTGTTGGCCGAAGGGGCGGGGCCAGGCAACCTGACCATCGTTCCAATCGCGCACATCAACGTTGCCGCCAACCACAGCCACCACTCGGTCAAG GGGAGAGTGGTGCACAAAGGACAGCTGCTGGCGTCATCGAGGCACAACTTCTCCCTGAAGACCATCATTGAAG ACGACTCGGGGCCTCGGGAGGTGTCGTCCATCAATGTGGTCCTGCTGGACAAGTTGGCCAGCGACTTCTACCCGGCTGTCAATCAAGGG GACGAGGTGACGCTCTCGGGCTTCAGCGTGCGCGATTGTCCCACGGCGGAGATGGGCAGGCAGCATCCCTGCGTCCTGGAGATGTTGGGAGATCGAGCCTTTGTTCAC GTGTCTTGGTCCCCGCCCACTGACCTCTCGGCTCCACAACAAGCCCAGAAGAACGACGGTCCAGCGACTTCCTCG GCATCTCGCATCCCGCCCGCTGACCTCCCGGCTCCACGACAAGCCCAGAAAAACAGCGGTCCAGCGACTCCCTCG GTTTCCAGCGAGCCAAAGCGCGCGTACGTCAAGCTCGGGGACCTGAAACCCGGAGATGTGGTCAACGTGTACGGCGTGGTGGTCTTCTTCAAACGGCCGTTCAAGAGCCGAGGAACAG ATTACTGTTCCAGCCTGAAGATCACCGATCAATCTCAGAAATTGATCAGCTGCACCATTTTCTGCCCCACGCTGGAGTCGCACCCGCAAATCTTCCAGAATGGCGACATTGTGCGCTTGCACAAAGTCAAG ACCAAGCTCTACAAGGGTTCCCTCGCCCTGATCAGCAGCTTCGGCTTTTCCGCCATGACCTTCAGCGGAAAGGAGGGCGACGACTTTGAGCCTCAGACCTCCAGCCGGACCTCCTCCTTCACCGAGGACGACTATCAAAACGTGAAGGCGCTGCGGTCCTGGGCGGCCGACCAGGACCTGCTGCACCCGGACCCCGGCGTGCCGCTGTCGGGCGTCCAGCCCGAAATGTACTTCAACCTCACCTGCCAGCTGCTCGCCAAAGCGCCCGTGGACTCCACCTGCACCCTGCTCAGG GTGTGGGACGGCAGCCGGTGTCCTCACGCTCTGCTGCAAGTGACGGTGGACCCGGACGTGACGGAGGGCCCCGCCTATTTCTCCGAGGAGCAAGAGATGCTCATCGCCAACGTGCTGGTGTACGACAACCACGTGGAGTGCGCCCGCCGCCTCAAG CCCGGGGACTTCCTGAGGATCTTCAACCTGCGAGCCGTCCCGGGTTCCGTCAAGGTTCCTAAGCAGAGCGGCGGCGGGCGAGTGGAGGAGGTCAACCTTCTGGCTTTCCACCTTCACGGCGGCACGGCGTACGGCAGGGGCCTCTGCGCTCTGCCCGACAACAATCCCGATGTCCCAAAGCTCAAGAG GGCAATGGAGCTTTTCCATGCCGCCAACCAAGTCAACGACTCCGCCATGATGGAAGTGGATGATGCGCCTCCGCACCCTGCAG CAGGCGGAGCTTCCATGGAGTTTGGCACAG TGAGAAGGTGCGCTCACGAGGTGGCGCCCATCACGCTGGGCGAGCTGCTGCGTCGCGAGCCGGGCGGCTTTCATCACGTCCGAGCCCAGCTGGCCTCCTACGAGCCCCAGAGGCTCCACCAGGCGCTCAAACTTTACTGCAGCAAGTGCAACGCCAT GGAGGAGGTTCCCAACGACTTGCACGTGGAGAGCGTTTTATCCGGCGAGTCGGGCCAGCCCAGCGGGCCTTACGTGAGGCCGTTCTGGTGCTTCTCGGGCAGCACCTACAtacccgccgccgctgccgctgaCGACGAGCCCGGCGGCGCGTCCAAGCGCTTGATCAGATTTTACCAATCGGCGCTTCTCGTGTTGGAGCGCAGGCCCAAGGAGTTCATTTTGTTTGCAG GTTACATGCTACACGAACTACGCCGTATGGCAGCCAAGTACCTGAATGTGGTTCCTGTCAGTTGTGCACCAGATGGTCGCCTGGCGCTGTTGGACCTGAGCGCGCCCTTCCTCTTGTGCGGAAGGAAGAGCTTCTACGG GTGTAAGCGGTGTTCTAAGGAACCCGCCATCATGGACCCCACACTCCAAGGAAGCAAAGTCATAAATGAGAGGGACATCGCCAAAG CATTTGGCATTCAACTTCTGAAGTTGGTCCTGGTGCTGAAGTTCCGCCTGCAAGACGGCGACGACACACTGGACGCCTTCCTGTGGAAGGACGCG GAGACCTTCTTCAATGTGTCGGCGGAAGACGCCGCGATCAACCAGCAGGCTCAGGCTCAAATCCGACAAACGCTGGACTCGCTTTGTCCCCCAGAGGGCGCTACAGGTGAGCGTCCCTGGCTTGACTTGTGCGTGGCGTCATACAGCGAGAGCGACGCGGACGCGGACGGAAAGGCAGAAACCTTCTACCAGGTCTGCCACACGAGCGCACGAACATCTTCACCGTTGACGTAG